The genomic segment GAGGGTCCTGGCGCACTCGAGGCGAATCTGGGCCGAGCCCAGGATGCGGCTGGCAGGAGGAAGAGAGACCTTGACGCCGTCGAGGGATCACGGCTCGCCCCAAGGCAGGGTTTCGATGATGGCGCCCGCTCCGAGGCGCCATTGCAGACCCTTCCCCGGCTCGAGCCGGGAGGTAGGCGACGCTTCAAGAGCGCTCGAGATCGTCGTGGGCGTGGGTGACCAGGGCCTGCGGAAGTGGACGTCAGGGATCGAACTCAGAGTCCCCGGCGGGAGAGCGAGGCGGGGTAGGCGCCGAGGGTCGGCAGGGCCAGCGAGGGCGCCGGCAAGGGCTCGAACCCACCGGCGGCTTCGTCGCCGAGGGTCGGCTTGCAGCAGATCCTCCCCACGGGTACCGGGACGTACCCGCGGGGAGCAGCGAGGTCGTCTAGATGTGGTGGACCGAACCGTTCCTGATCCGAATGCGCTGGCCGTCGAACCGGGTCAGCTCATAGCCGGCGAAGTTCTCGTTGTAGGTGCGGCTGTAGTCGGCGAGCAGGCCGATGGCCTGGGCTTCGCCGACGGCGAGCCCGTCGATGCCGTCGGAGCGGTAGTGGACGCCGGCGGCGTCACGGCCGATCGAAATGTTGGCGGCCAGCTTGTTGATCTCGCCACCGAGGGTGAGGGGAGCGCCATACCAGGGGTCGAGGGAAAGGCCGTCGCGGCTCGCTTCGACCGGCCCCGGGACCTCGAAGCTCTCGTCGAAGAAGGCCTTCAGGACCGTGCAGCAGGCACCGGCGATGGTGGCGTGGCCGGCGGGGTAGGCCGGATGGGTCGGCGAGCCCTCCGGGAAGGCCATCGGCAGCAGGCGAGTACCCTGCGCGGCGAAGACCCGAGCCACGGCATCGGAGTCGACGATCTCCGAGTGGATGCCGTAGTACTTGCGGTGGCGGACCTGGTTCTCGAGGCGACCGGCAAAGACTTCGGGACGCAGACGGCGATGGACCGACCATTTCTGGTACCAGGCGCCGGTGAGGGACAGGCGACCGGCCTTGGTGACCAGGTCCAAGATGTCCGGAGCTCCGAAGGAGACGAAGTTGCCCTGGTTGGTGATGTCGTCACGATAGGGATTGGTCGGCGACAGGGCCGCGCTGCCATAGCTGAGCATGATCAGGGCGGCGTTGAAGTAGCCCTGGAAGACGACATCCGTGTGGACCCATTCACCGAGCCCTCGGTTGTCCCGGATGTAGCGCTGCTGGGGATCGAAGTTCAACGGCACGCTCGGCGCCGCGCCCCGCTGAATGGCGAGCCATTCGCGGTAGTCGGTCATGCGATCGTCACCCGGGATCGGCGTGGTGTAGCGCTGCTCGATGGTGCTCGGGCCGTAGGGCACCGGTAGCCAGAGGAACTGGCTGATGTAGGGGCCGACGAGGTCCCCCGGGGTTTCGCCCCGGAAGAGGGTTCCCGGCGTCACCTGCCCACCGACCTGCGGACCGACAGTCTGGGAGAAGGCGTTGAGGTCGGCGACGCCGGCGGCCACCAGGCCATCGCTGCCGTAGTCCCGGAAGGGGACGTCGCGGGTCAAGGCCTGCCAATAGACCTCGCCCATCTCGGCCGCGATCTCGGCGCTGGCGAAGGCCGGTGCGGGCCGCATGCGGGTTCCCCAGCCGTCGAGCCCGGTGAGCTCGAACTTGAGAGCCGACTGCGGATTGGCGAGCCGACGCTGGGCCACCGCTGCCAGGGGAATGGCATCGAAGTCGCCCGGGTCGCCGCTGCTCAGGGCGCGCAGGAGAGCGCGGTAGGCGTTCGGCCGGACTTCACCCAAGCGGTTGTGGGGCAGACACTTCGAGAACTGGGCGCGAAAATCCGAGTAATGGTCCTCGTCGCCGTTGCAGGGCTGGTTCGGAAGCGGTCCCGCCAGGTAGGCGTTGGCGGCTCGGCGCCGCAGTCGCGCCGCCCGCGCCCGACGAACGTTGTCGGTCGTCGGCCCGATCTCTTCGCCCGCGGCGATCTGAGGCTTCAGCGCTCCCAAGCTCAGGCCCCCGGCAGCCGCCAGGGCACCGGCGCCTCCGATGCCCTGCAGCAGGCCCCGTCGACTGATCGGCCCGACCTCCTCCTGAGGCTGCTCGTGAGTGGCGACCTTCGACTCGCTCTCGCTGCTTTTTCTGTCTTGCTCGAACATCGATATCTCCGTTCGACGTTTTCTCGGCTATCGGGCGAACCGCTTCGAGACCAACCCGGCCGAGCGATGAAATGACCGCGGCGAACTTCGCGGTAGAGAACCTCTGCTCGGGAGCAGAGTCAGGCTAGGAACGCTGAGCCGGCCGCGGCCGAGAGGCGAAGCAGCCAGCCTGTCCTCTACAAGGTGACTCTTGGGAGATAAAGCGAGACAGAAATATGTCTATATTACGTATTCGGAATTGAAGTGAGTTTGGTTTTGTCACCTCGCTGGTGGTCTCTCGCCCTCGGCGAGGCTGGCCGGTGCGATAGTCTGCCGAGGGAGCCGTTCGCTCTCGTCGCAATGAACTTCTCTCTGCCACACACCATCGAGATCCTCGAGCGCACGCCGGCCGTCCTCGACGCCTGGCTCGGCGGACTGAGCGAGCCTTGGCTGGATTGCGACGAGGGTGACCGAACCTTCAGTCCGCGGGACGTGCTCGGCCACCTTCTCGATGGCGAAGAGCTCGACTGGATTCCGCGCACCCACCATATTCTGCAGCTCGGAACCTCGCGTCCGCTGGCGGCCTTCGATCGCTTCGCTTTCCGCGAGCGCTATGCCGGCGAGGGGAGCCAGCAACTGCTGGCGACCTTGGCACGATTGCGAGCGCGCAATCTGGCCACCCTGAAGTCCCTCGACCTCGGCGAAGAGGAGCTCTCGATGCAGGGTCGTCACCCGGACCTCGGCCTCGTCACCTTGCGCCAGCATCTCGCCTGTTGGGCGGTCCATGATCTCGCCCATCTGCGTCAAGTGGCGCGGGTCATGGCAAAGCGTTATCGCTTCGATGTCGGGCCATGGACGAGCTATTTCCGAGTCTTCGAGGAGTAATTCCGACGACCTGGCCGCGGGACTTCGTTCCCGCCCTGAACCCGCGACGCGCCACACCGTAAGATGGAGGGAACCTGGCGACCGATCCGACGGTCGAATGACCGTGGGTTGAACGGCCGGGTCGTCGGATGACCGAGCGGAGATGATCTCGAAGGGAGTGTCGATGTTACGAATTGTGCTGACCATCGTTGGACTCGTTGTCGCCGGGGCGAGCGTCGCCCAGGAGAGCTGGCCGAGCTTCCGGGGCCCTGAAGGGACCGGACGAGCGGTCGAAGGGCTGCCGCCCGGGGAGGGCGTGATCGGCCTCGATCTGGTCTGGAAGCGCAAGGTCGGCAGCGGCTACTCGGGAGTGGCGATCGCCGAGGACCGCCTGGTCACCATGATGGCCGCCGGCGAGCGCGACGTCGTCGTGGCCGTCGCGGCCAACTCCGGTGAAGAGATCTGGCGCTTCGACCTGGCCCCGACCTACACCGGTCACGACGGCTCCCACGATGGACCGATTTCGACTCCGGCGATCGCCCAGGGTCGGGTCTTCGCGGTCAGCCCATGGGGCCGCCTCGTGGCCCTCGATCTGAGCAACGGTAAAGAGGCCTGGAGCCTCCACCTTAAGGAAGATCTCGGCATCGATCCTCCGTTCTATGGCTTCGGCGGTTCTCCCGCCATCGCCGGCGGAGTGCTGGCGTTCCAACCGGGGGGCGAGGGGGGCTCCGTGGTGGGCTTCGACACCGGCACCGGCGAGCAGCTCTGGCGCGGCCTCGAAGGCGGTCGTATCGGCGCCCAGTCACCGATCGCCGCGACCCTCGCCGAGCGTGAGCAGTTCGTCATCTTGAGCACCAATCGCCTCAACGGCCTCGATCCGCGGAGCGGTGAGACCCTTTGGGAGCTCGCTCTCGAGGGCGACGTCGGCCCGAAGGGCGCCTTCAGCCAATCGCCCATGCCGATCGGTGACGACAAGCTGTTGGTGAAGCATCGCGAAGAGCGCTCCGAGATCGTGCGGGTGAGCCGCGAAGGAGAGGCCTTGAAGGCGGAGATCCTGGCCGAAAGCCGCGGCCTGACGCGCAGCTACAGCCCGCCCTCGGCGGGCGGCACCGCGCTCTTCGGATTCACCTCCCTGTTCTTGAGCGCGGTGGATTCCGGCGACGGCAATCTCCTCTGGCGCTCCCGCGAGCCCGGTGACGGGTTCCTGGTGAGCGTCGACGACCAGCTCGCCGTGCTGACCAAGAAGGGATCCCTTCATCTCGGTGACGCTTCGACCGCGGGTTGGAAGGAAACGGCCAGCCTCGAGCTCTTCGACGATCTCGCCTGGACGCCCCCGAGCTTCGCCGATGGCGCTCTCTACGTGCGCAGCCTCGGTGAGCTGGCGCGGGTCGACCTGGTGCGGCGCTCCCGAGCTCCCCAGGTCGCCGCCCAGGTGACCCTGCCGAAGGCCCTGGCCGGGCTGCAGGAAAAGATCGCCGAGGGCGGCGACTCGAAGGCGACGATCGAGGCCTTCTTGGCGCAGCGAGAGCTCCCCATCATCGACGGCGACGAGGTCACTTTCGCCTGGCACGGCGCGGCCGAGGACGTGGCCATCGCCGGCGAGATGATCGGCATGCGGCGCGAAGAGCCGATGAACCGACTGGCGGACACCGACCTGTGGTGGTGGTCCACCCGGCTCGAGCCCCAGGCGCGCATCAGCTACCTGTTCTACGTCGACTACGAGCCCACCCTCGATCCCAGCCACCAGCGGCGTACCCTGTCGACGGTGCTCGGGCCCGACATGAACTGGAATCGTAGCGACCCGATGGCGATCTCCTGGTTCGCGATGCCCGGTTGGCCGGGCTTGCAGGCCGACGCGGCCGCCGTTGGCTCACCCGGCGGTCGCCTCGAGAGCCTCGAGCTCAATATCCAGCAACCGACGCCGGAAGGCGGCGAGGCGCCGGCCCCGATCGCCGTACCGATGCACGTCTGGCTGCCACCGGGCTATGACCAGGGGGACGAACGGTACCCGGTGGTCTATGTCCTGTCGCGCCCGGCGCGAGAGGTCGGCCAGTGGCCCGAGACCCTCGATCAGGTGGTCGGGAAGAGTGTCGAACCGGTGATCGCGGTTTTCCCGGAGGCGCCGCGTATGCGGGGCTTCGGCGGCTTCTTGGCGACCCAGATCGTGCCCCAGATCGACGAGCGCTTCCGCACCCGCGCCGAGCGCAGCGCTCGCGCCACCGTCGGCATGGGCTGGGAGAGCCAGACGGCGGCGGCGCTCAACTTCCAGCACCCGGAGACCTTCGGCAAGGCCGGCATGCAGAGTGTCTACATGCTGGAGTCGCAGATGGAGCGCTTCGAGGGCCTGATCGGGGAGGCCACCGGCGAGTCGCTGCCCCTCGACATCTACCTCGAGTGGGGCCGCTGGGACCTGATCAGCCCGCACGAGGAGATGAACATGCGGCAGTCCGGTCGCTGGGCGTGGGATCTGCTGCGTTCCAAGGGCTGGCAGCCGCAAGGCGGAGAGGTTTGGGACAGCACCGACTATGCGAGTTGGAGCAACCGCACGGCGGTGCTGCTCGAAGCCCTGTTCCCCCTCGGCCAGGGGAGCGGTCGCCTGGCCTCCTGGCAGACCGCCGCCCGCTGACGCTGCCCGGCTGACCGGCCGCCGCCGGCAGCCATCAGCAGCCGTCGATCCTCGAGCCCTCGGGAGACTCCGCCCGAGGGCTCGGCCGTCGACGCGCCATCGCACGACGCGAGGTAGATGCCTGCGGCAGACCAGCCTCGTCTTGTCGCCGCAGCGTCACGGAAGCGTGCGAGGATGCGCCGATGATGGCCTCCGGAAGCGCCCCACGAACCCCTCCCCTTGCCTCGGCGCTGGAAGTCTTCAAGACCTACCTTCCCCTGGGCTTGACCTCCTTCGGCGGCCCGATCGCTCATCTCGGCTACTTTCACCGCGAGCTGGTGCAGCGGCGGCGCTGGGTCTCGGAGGAGGACTATGCTCAGCTTCTCGCCCTGTGCCAGTTCCTCCCCGGCCCGGCCAGCAGTCAGCTCGGCTTCGGCCTCGGCCTGCTGCGTGCCGGATGGCTGGGGGCGGTGGCCGCCTTCGTCGGTTTCACCCTGCCGTCGGCGCTGTTGATGTTGCTCTTCGCGACCGTCTTGCCGCAGCTTTCCGGGCCTCTCGGGCAGGCCTTTCTCCACGGCCTCGCCCTGGTGGCGGTGGCGGTGGTCGCCCACGGCGTCTTGGCGATGGGGCGGCGCCTCTGTCCGGACTTCACCCGAGTCACCATCGCCGCCCTCGTGATCGCGCTGATGCTCGTCATCGGTGGTGCCTGGGCGCAGATTGGTGCCGTCCTTCTGGGAGCGCTGGCGGGCCTCCTGCTGTGCCGTCCCACAGCGCCGTCCGGGGAGTCCCCGGAGCTCGGCTACGGGCGCCGCCGGGGAGCGCTGCTGCTGCTGGCCTTCGCGCTCCTGCTGGCGCTCCTACCGTGGCTCGCCGAGAGCGGCCCCTGGGCCCTCGGAGCGGCCTTCTATCGCGCCGGAGCCCTGGTCTTCGGTGGTGGTCATGTGGTCTTGCCACTGCTCGAGGAAATGGTGGTGGCGCCGGGCTGGGTCGGCGCCGATGACTTTCTCGCCGGCTATGGTGCCGCGCAAGCGATTCCCGGCCCGATGTTCACCTTTTCGGTCTTCCTCGGGGCCTCCTCGACGCAAGGCGGAGGATTGCTGAGCGGCGCCCTGGTGGCGCTGGTCGGCATCTTTCTGCCGGGCTTTCTCCTCCTCGGCGGCGTGCTGCCCTGGTGGCGTGCCGTGGTCTCCCATCCGGCAGCGGCCCGCGCCGTGGCGGGGGTCAACGCCGCCGTGGTGGGGTTGCTGGCGGCGGCGCTCTACGATCCCGTCTGGCAGCACGGCATCGCCGGCTGGGGCGACTTTCTGATCGCCCTGGCCGGCTTTTTCATCCTCTGGCGCTTCCGCGCCTCGGCCTTGTGGGTGGTCGCCTGGTGCGTCGGGTCTCACCTGACCCTGACCATCCTCGTGGGCTGAGCTAAGGGGTCCTCGGCAAGGCCGCCGTCGGGTCTCCGAGGAGCACCGTCGAGGTGACGTCTGCGGCGGCCAAACGGGGATAGAGAATCTCCGGAGCGAGGGCGCGCGAGCCGTCACGGATGGCGCGCACCATCTCCTGCCAATTGCGATTCAGGGTCGCTGCTCGACCGTGCCAAGGCTGGAGGGACATGGCGACCGGTTTCTCGCCGAAGATGCGCTCATAGAGGGGCTTCACCAAGAGGGCCGTCAGCCGCTGACCGGTCTCCGGCTGCACCAGCGTCCAGTCGAAGGTCGGTTCGACCTGGCCGATGAAGGCGCGCAGAGGCTGCTCGGCCCCCAAGAGGGCGGTGGGCAGCGGTGCCGTGCGGTCGCCGAGGGCGGCAACGGCGGCGAGTACCTCGCCGATCGGGTCGGCGAGGTCGAAGAGGCCGTCGAAGGCGCTCTTCGACCTGCTGCCGGCGGAGCAGCAGGCATGGGCGAACCAAATGGCGCCCGCCGGCTGCCAGTGGCGGAGCAGGTCTGCGGGATCGAGCAGGACCGTGTCGTGACCCACCAACAGTCCGAGATTCGCCGCCATCGCCGCCGGATCATGCAGCGGTCCGGTCTGCCCGTGGCTGCTCGTCGCCACCATGATCGGTTGGTGCGAGGCCAGACCGTCCCGCAGATCCTCGGCAGTGACGGCGGTCGCACGACCATCGAGGAAGCGAGCGCCGGTTGCGATGTCCTCGTCGCCGGCGAAGAGCCGATGCAGTGGGCGGGTCAACGTCGAGCGCAGCGTCTTGGTAATGTCCTGGCTGTCATGCTGGACCGCCCAGGTCAGGGTGCGATCGCGCCGGGCGGTGGCGCCGTCCCACCCCGACATGAGATGAGCGATATAGCGCTCGAGACCGGCGAGGGGAAGGTCGAGGCGGCCCACGAAGCGCGACATCGCGAGGGTTTCCTGGAGCTCCCAGGAGATCTCACGCGGACTGCCGAGAAGCAGGATGTACTTCGGGATACTGCCGGCGGCGACACCGAAGTCCGAGCCGTCGATCACCGGAGAGTTGTCCTGCTCGAGATCGATCAGCATGGTGTTGGCCCGCGGATCTTGGCGCGGGAAGGGATGGAAGACCGGCACCCTCCCGAGGCGGGCGCGGCGTTCCTTGACCAGGTCTTGGACGCAGGTGGCGGCGTCGGACAGCGCCTGACCGGGGGGCAGGACCAGGCCCCAGCCGATGCGCGCATCCTGCCAATCCCCTTCTTTCGCTTCTTCCGGTGGCCTCAGGAAGTCGGCTCGAGGGCGTCCCGCCGCCTCGTCGAGAGCCCAGGGAATCCAGCCGGTGCCGAAGGTCCCGGTGACCGGCTGGTCCTCGCCGGTGAAGGCGTTCAGCCGCAACGGGGGAAGGTCGAAGCTCACAGCAACTGCGCCAGCTTGCGCCGCAATTCTCGGATCCGTTCGTCGAGGAGCGCGATCTTGTCGGCCGGGATGTCGGGTACTTGGGAGAGCTCGTCGCGCAGCGACTTGAGCATCGCGATCTGGCTCTCGAGCTCCTCGATGCGCTCCTCCCGGTCGTCCTCGGCGCTGGCTGCGCTTACCGGCACGACGCGAAACGGCTCTCGCCGAACGTAGATCACGGGATTGGACCACTCCCGGCAATGCTCGGCATTGCTCAGGGCCTGGCAGCGCTCGCGGCAGATCGCGCTGCGGACGGCGGGCAGCGTCTCGGCCCACTGCAGGTCGGCGGCGTTCGGGGAACTGGCCTGGCGAGCGGTGATCTCGGCGACCTCGCGGTAAAAGCTGCTAGTGAAGAGATGGGCATCGCGGCGATCGACCGCTTCGCGCATGGCGACGACCGCCGGCAGGTCGAGGGCCGGCCGCGCCATGACGTCACGGGCGAAAGAGATGCTCTCGGTGGCGGCGGCACCGAGGCAGCAATTGAGCACCAGCAGCCAGAGCTGATTCTGTGCTTCGAGGAGCTCTTCGAGATCCGAAGCCTCGAGAACCAGAGTGCCACGCGGGCGCCGCACGAGCTGGTCGTCGCGCAGGGCGAGCTCGAGGCGCGGCGCCATCTCGTCGTCGGCGAAGCCATGGCAGAAGAAGTGCAGCAGGTGAGGCTCGAAGGCCTCGATACTGTCCCTCAGGGTGCCGAAACCGGCCAGGGGCTGGAATCCGACGGCGGGATTCTGCATCGCCTCGACCGCCCGGCGGACATCCTCGGCGGGATCCGTCCCGAGGTCGAAGTCACAGCCGACGACGAGGAGCTCGAAGGGTGGGCCACCGGGAGCCGACAAGCCCGCGACCAGGGCCTCGAGCTCACATACCGCGGTCAACAGCCGCAGGTCCGATTGCGCACCGCTGGCGGCGAGCACCGCCAAGACTCGCAACTTGCGCTCCCAGCTACGGGTCAGTGGGG from the Acidobacteriota bacterium genome contains:
- a CDS encoding PQQ-binding-like beta-propeller repeat protein, whose protein sequence is MLRIVLTIVGLVVAGASVAQESWPSFRGPEGTGRAVEGLPPGEGVIGLDLVWKRKVGSGYSGVAIAEDRLVTMMAAGERDVVVAVAANSGEEIWRFDLAPTYTGHDGSHDGPISTPAIAQGRVFAVSPWGRLVALDLSNGKEAWSLHLKEDLGIDPPFYGFGGSPAIAGGVLAFQPGGEGGSVVGFDTGTGEQLWRGLEGGRIGAQSPIAATLAEREQFVILSTNRLNGLDPRSGETLWELALEGDVGPKGAFSQSPMPIGDDKLLVKHREERSEIVRVSREGEALKAEILAESRGLTRSYSPPSAGGTALFGFTSLFLSAVDSGDGNLLWRSREPGDGFLVSVDDQLAVLTKKGSLHLGDASTAGWKETASLELFDDLAWTPPSFADGALYVRSLGELARVDLVRRSRAPQVAAQVTLPKALAGLQEKIAEGGDSKATIEAFLAQRELPIIDGDEVTFAWHGAAEDVAIAGEMIGMRREEPMNRLADTDLWWWSTRLEPQARISYLFYVDYEPTLDPSHQRRTLSTVLGPDMNWNRSDPMAISWFAMPGWPGLQADAAAVGSPGGRLESLELNIQQPTPEGGEAPAPIAVPMHVWLPPGYDQGDERYPVVYVLSRPAREVGQWPETLDQVVGKSVEPVIAVFPEAPRMRGFGGFLATQIVPQIDERFRTRAERSARATVGMGWESQTAAALNFQHPETFGKAGMQSVYMLESQMERFEGLIGEATGESLPLDIYLEWGRWDLISPHEEMNMRQSGRWAWDLLRSKGWQPQGGEVWDSTDYASWSNRTAVLLEALFPLGQGSGRLASWQTAAR
- a CDS encoding DinB family protein, with the translated sequence MNFSLPHTIEILERTPAVLDAWLGGLSEPWLDCDEGDRTFSPRDVLGHLLDGEELDWIPRTHHILQLGTSRPLAAFDRFAFRERYAGEGSQQLLATLARLRARNLATLKSLDLGEEELSMQGRHPDLGLVTLRQHLACWAVHDLAHLRQVARVMAKRYRFDVGPWTSYFRVFEE
- a CDS encoding CHAT domain-containing protein, whose amino-acid sequence is MTRRAVFSLDRLQDHGHILRIEEEVVHLNNGARQFSLDLGSLEGALTALSQGATPPGAIGRIGSALFRLLTSHRAIEQQVLACHHNGCGLLIEDLEPEAQALPWETLRDAGGNFLAFGDSPLLGRTVTPLRQQTPLTRSWERKLRVLAVLAASGAQSDLRLLTAVCELEALVAGLSAPGGPPFELLVVGCDFDLGTDPAEDVRRAVEAMQNPAVGFQPLAGFGTLRDSIEAFEPHLLHFFCHGFADDEMAPRLELALRDDQLVRRPRGTLVLEASDLEELLEAQNQLWLLVLNCCLGAAATESISFARDVMARPALDLPAVVAMREAVDRRDAHLFTSSFYREVAEITARQASSPNAADLQWAETLPAVRSAICRERCQALSNAEHCREWSNPVIYVRREPFRVVPVSAASAEDDREERIEELESQIAMLKSLRDELSQVPDIPADKIALLDERIRELRRKLAQLL
- the chrA gene encoding chromate efflux transporter: MMASGSAPRTPPLASALEVFKTYLPLGLTSFGGPIAHLGYFHRELVQRRRWVSEEDYAQLLALCQFLPGPASSQLGFGLGLLRAGWLGAVAAFVGFTLPSALLMLLFATVLPQLSGPLGQAFLHGLALVAVAVVAHGVLAMGRRLCPDFTRVTIAALVIALMLVIGGAWAQIGAVLLGALAGLLLCRPTAPSGESPELGYGRRRGALLLLAFALLLALLPWLAESGPWALGAAFYRAGALVFGGGHVVLPLLEEMVVAPGWVGADDFLAGYGAAQAIPGPMFTFSVFLGASSTQGGGLLSGALVALVGIFLPGFLLLGGVLPWWRAVVSHPAAARAVAGVNAAVVGLLAAALYDPVWQHGIAGWGDFLIALAGFFILWRFRASALWVVAWCVGSHLTLTILVG
- a CDS encoding vanadium-dependent haloperoxidase; translation: MFEQDRKSSESESKVATHEQPQEEVGPISRRGLLQGIGGAGALAAAGGLSLGALKPQIAAGEEIGPTTDNVRRARAARLRRRAANAYLAGPLPNQPCNGDEDHYSDFRAQFSKCLPHNRLGEVRPNAYRALLRALSSGDPGDFDAIPLAAVAQRRLANPQSALKFELTGLDGWGTRMRPAPAFASAEIAAEMGEVYWQALTRDVPFRDYGSDGLVAAGVADLNAFSQTVGPQVGGQVTPGTLFRGETPGDLVGPYISQFLWLPVPYGPSTIEQRYTTPIPGDDRMTDYREWLAIQRGAAPSVPLNFDPQQRYIRDNRGLGEWVHTDVVFQGYFNAALIMLSYGSAALSPTNPYRDDITNQGNFVSFGAPDILDLVTKAGRLSLTGAWYQKWSVHRRLRPEVFAGRLENQVRHRKYYGIHSEIVDSDAVARVFAAQGTRLLPMAFPEGSPTHPAYPAGHATIAGACCTVLKAFFDESFEVPGPVEASRDGLSLDPWYGAPLTLGGEINKLAANISIGRDAAGVHYRSDGIDGLAVGEAQAIGLLADYSRTYNENFAGYELTRFDGQRIRIRNGSVHHI